One Rhizoctonia solani chromosome 3, complete sequence genomic region harbors:
- a CDS encoding short chain dehydrogenase, giving the protein MELCTCHYWWWRYTHNTCHLPGLGKVFAQLPIKRGKKVYIAGRTESNLVQTAREIGVDGYFVVDVSDISSLPDFVEKKPLNFEEGADPNAITQEAYFCALFIPHLKQKPRALIQSVASGLAYIPVATFPVYCATKSFTLSLREQLYSTNVSVTEISPPLVESNLHRDQDSSNSNKVPDSPRALTREEWIVHVEKGWDEGKEEIDAGFLQAGTDTWRMGFGELHVRIASHSH; this is encoded by the exons ATGGAACTGTGCACTTGTCACtactggtggtggaggtacaCACACAACACATGTCATCTTCCGG GCCTGGGTAAAGTATTCGCTCAATTACCAATCAAGCGCGGGAAGAAGGTTTACATTGCTGGGAGGACGGAATCAAATCTGGTGCAAACAGCCAGGGAAATCGGTGTTGACGGATATTTTGTTGTGGACGTTAGCGATATATCCTCGCTCCCGGATTTCGTAGAAAAG AAACCACTCAACTTTGAGGAAGGAGCCGACCCGAACGCAATAACTCAAGAA GCCTACTTCTGTGCGCTCTTTATTCCTCATCTGAAACAAAAGCCACGCGCATTGATCCAAAGCGTTGCATCTGGTTTGGCGTACATCCCGGTAGCTACATTCCCAGTATATTGTGCAACCAAG AGCTTCACCCTTTCACTGCGTGAACAGTTGTACTCCACAAATGTGAGTGTTACTGAGATTTCTCCACCTCTCGTAGAGAGTAACTTGCACAGGGACCAAGACAGCTCGAATAGCAACAA GGTACCGGATTCGCCCCGTGCTCTCACTCGAGAAGAGTGGATCGTACATGTCGAAAAGGGATGGGATGAAGGGAAAGAAGAGATTGATGCTGGTTTCTTGCAGGCCGGCACTGATACATGGCGTATGGGATTTGGAGAGTTGCATGTCAGGATAGCTTCCCACTCACACTGA